Genomic segment of Brachyspira suanatina:
TATTAAATATGAAGTTGTTCTCTATTAGTAGTTTTATATAAATCATTAATATACAATAGGGGGATAAAATGAGTTCACATAATAAGGAATATTATACTTTAGAAAAAATTGAGGAAATACTCAATGACAATGAGTTCTATAGCGATGATTCCGAAAATGATGAAAAAGAATTCATATATAATAAAGAATATTCTAATATTATAAATATATTACAAGAATATTTAAAAGATGATGATAAAAATATCGAAAAATTATTCCTGTTGGCAAAAGCATATTATCTAAATTTTGATTCTAAAAACAGCATAGAAGTATTAAAAAAAATAATAGAATTAGACAGCAAAAATGATAGGGCTTTATATTGGATAGCATGCGTATACTATTCTTGCAATGTAATTAATGACGCTTTAAAAAACATAAAAAATGCTATAGAAATAAATAATAAAGATTCTGAATATTGGTATTTGATTGGAGAAATATACGATAATATAGGAAATTATATTGATGCCTCTATTGCATACAGAAAAGCTTATGAAATAAACCATACATCAGAAATTAATAATAATAAACAATATTATGCTTTTACTTTGGGTAAAGAATATCTAAAAACTAAAAATTTTGAAGAAGCTGTAAAATATCTTAAAAAATCTTTAGAAAACTTTAAAAATGATAATGAAATTATGCATTATTTGGCATTGGCTTATGATAAAAATCAACAATATAATGAAGCCATAGATGCATATAAAAAATTATTAACAATAGATTATCATAGTGAATTAGAGGATTTTTCTTCTGCTGCAATAGATGCACTTTCAAAAATATACATAAAAACTGGAAATAATGAAGAAGCTATAAATATATATAAAAAATATATAGAAATTAATCCTTCTTTATGGAGTATTATAACAAAATTTTATGATAAAAATGCTGGAATCGAACAGTATGATAATATTATAAAAGCATATAATTATGTAATGGAAGAAAATCCTACAAATAATCAATATTATTATTATTTATCTGAATTATATAAAGATATTAAAGAATACAATAAAGCCATAGAACTATATAATAAGGCCATAGAAACAAATCCTAATGATTATAATTATTATATTTCAATGGCAGCATTATATGAAGATATTAAAGAATATAATAAATCTATAGATACTTTAAAAAAAGTGATAGAAAAAGATTCAAATAATGTTGAAGCATATATTGCATTAGGCGACTTATACGAAAAATTAGAAAATATAGAAGATAGAAACAAAGCATATAAAAAAGCTATAGAAATATATATTAATGATAATGATGCTTACAGCTTTGAAAATATTGGAAATCTATATGAAAAATTAGGAAATATAGAAGATAGAAACAAAGCATATAAAAAAGCTATAGAAATATATAATAACAATCAAGATATATATCATCTAGAAAAACAGGCAGATTTATATATAAAACTTAATGATAAAAATAATGCTATTAATTCTTATAAAAAACTATTGGAAATAGATCCTTATAATAATAAAGCTTTGGAAAAAATAGAAGAATTACAATAATTTTAATTATTAATAATGCCTAAATTTATCATATCTGTACCACACGCATAATAAATTCTTAATATATATAATTTATTTAAAATCATAATTAAATATAATAATTTGTTTACCGTACGTTAATAATTATTCTTTTGCAACTATTTTTAAATAATTCAAAAATGCCTCATCTTCGCATATAGTTTTACCTTCATCATCTGATATTTTAGCAACAGGCTTACCATTAACACTCTGAAGTTTCATAACTATATTTAAAGGCTTTGCTACAGGCTCAAAATCATTTGTAATATAAGTACCTATGCCGAATGCCACATTAGTTTCGTCTTTGAACTCTTTATATATATTATAAGCTTTGTCAAAATTAAGACTGTCGCTAAAAAGCAATGTTTTAGTTCTTGGATCAACTCTCAGTTTTTTATAGTGATTTATGACTTTATATCCCCAAATGAAAGGATCTCCAGAATCATGCCTTATTCCATCATAAAGTTTTGCAAAATATAAATCAAAATCTTTTAAAAATTTATCGGTTCCTAATGTATCTGATAAAGCTATTCCCAAATCACCTCTGTATTCATTAACCCAAGACTGAAGCATAAATTTTTGACTTTCTGCAAGTCTTACTTTATCTAATGCCTGACCTATTTGATAGTATTCATGCGCATTAGTACCAACAGCAAGTAAATCATAAGTTTTGGCAAAATATACATTACTTGTTCCTACCAAACATGCTGGAGGAAGCTTTTCTTTTAATATAGAAACAACTCTTTTTTGCCAATCAAAAGAAAATCTTCTTCTAGTTCCAAATTCAGAAAATCTAAAACCATTATCTGATTTATGTATAGGAAGTAATTTTTCATCTATTTTTTTTGTTAAATTAATTTCAGCCTGTTCATAAGCAGCTTTTTTACCATTATCATCTTTACAAATAGTATAAGCATAATAAATCTCACTAATCATAGCAAGAATTGGTATCTCCCAAAGAATAGTTTGATACCAAGGCCCCTCTATCTCTACAGTTAATTTATCATCATCAAATAA
This window contains:
- the pncB gene encoding nicotinate phosphoribosyltransferase, producing MKPIINSLLDTDLYKFTMQQCALRQFSDVWVRYVFRSRNILEWTEDMHKEFLKQIKYFCDLSFRKDELEYLASLRFIKKDYIEFLKLYRPLGEHIKALFDDDKLTVEIEGPWYQTILWEIPILAMISEIYYAYTICKDDNGKKAAYEQAEINLTKKIDEKLLPIHKSDNGFRFSEFGTRRRFSFDWQKRVVSILKEKLPPACLVGTSNVYFAKTYDLLAVGTNAHEYYQIGQALDKVRLAESQKFMLQSWVNEYRGDLGIALSDTLGTDKFLKDFDLYFAKLYDGIRHDSGDPFIWGYKVINHYKKLRVDPRTKTLLFSDSLNFDKAYNIYKEFKDETNVAFGIGTYITNDFEPVAKPLNIVMKLQSVNGKPVAKISDDEGKTICEDEAFLNYLKIVAKE
- a CDS encoding tetratricopeptide repeat protein, translated to MSSHNKEYYTLEKIEEILNDNEFYSDDSENDEKEFIYNKEYSNIINILQEYLKDDDKNIEKLFLLAKAYYLNFDSKNSIEVLKKIIELDSKNDRALYWIACVYYSCNVINDALKNIKNAIEINNKDSEYWYLIGEIYDNIGNYIDASIAYRKAYEINHTSEINNNKQYYAFTLGKEYLKTKNFEEAVKYLKKSLENFKNDNEIMHYLALAYDKNQQYNEAIDAYKKLLTIDYHSELEDFSSAAIDALSKIYIKTGNNEEAINIYKKYIEINPSLWSIITKFYDKNAGIEQYDNIIKAYNYVMEENPTNNQYYYYLSELYKDIKEYNKAIELYNKAIETNPNDYNYYISMAALYEDIKEYNKSIDTLKKVIEKDSNNVEAYIALGDLYEKLENIEDRNKAYKKAIEIYINDNDAYSFENIGNLYEKLGNIEDRNKAYKKAIEIYNNNQDIYHLEKQADLYIKLNDKNNAINSYKKLLEIDPYNNKALEKIEELQ